From Arcticibacter tournemirensis, one genomic window encodes:
- a CDS encoding cation transporter produces the protein MNRSTFRILKMDCPAEEHLIRMRLDGIKEIRYLDFDIKARRLDVYHLSNPLQISMAIESLKLNSELTKTEIVADTLVPATEQEDRKLLYQVLAINFFFFILEMITGFFANSMGLVADSLDMLADSIIYGLALLAIGATVARKNSIAKISGYFQLVLALLGFAEVIRRFLGYGEDVSFQMMIIVSLLALAGNGLSLTLLQRSKCKEAHMQASMIFTSNDVIANIGVIIAGVLVYLTGSNMPDLVAGTIVFAIVARGAFKILQLSKT, from the coding sequence ATGAATAGATCAACATTTCGTATATTAAAAATGGATTGTCCTGCAGAAGAGCATTTGATCCGGATGAGACTGGACGGCATAAAAGAAATTCGTTATTTAGATTTTGACATTAAGGCGCGCAGGCTGGATGTATATCACTTATCAAATCCACTCCAGATATCCATGGCCATAGAGAGCCTAAAGCTGAACAGCGAACTTACAAAGACAGAAATTGTGGCAGACACTCTCGTACCTGCCACTGAGCAAGAGGACAGAAAGTTATTATATCAGGTATTGGCTATAAACTTCTTCTTTTTTATACTGGAAATGATCACTGGTTTTTTTGCTAACTCTATGGGGCTTGTGGCTGATAGCCTTGATATGTTAGCCGACAGCATCATTTACGGCTTAGCGTTGTTAGCTATAGGAGCTACTGTCGCCCGAAAAAACAGTATAGCAAAAATCAGCGGTTATTTCCAGTTAGTATTGGCGCTACTGGGCTTTGCCGAGGTGATTAGAAGATTCTTAGGCTATGGAGAAGACGTCTCCTTTCAAATGATGATAATCGTCTCTCTCCTCGCTCTGGCAGGTAATGGCTTAAGCTTAACTTTACTACAGCGGTCAAAATGCAAGGAAGCTCATATGCAGGCAAGCATGATATTCACCTCGAATGATGTAATTGCAAATATCGGAGTAATTATCGCAGGAGTACTGGTTTATCTAACCGGCTCAAACATGCCCGATCTTGTCGCAGGAACTATTGTCTTTGCAATTGTGGCGCGGGGAGCTTTCAAAATACTCCAGCTTTCGAAAACTTAG
- a CDS encoding DUF72 domain-containing protein — MPQVIGDFYSGTSNITLPVRNKQAFPVEFRDKSRLTFYASLFNSLEVNSSFYKIPQPATVEKWAASVPENFKFTFKLWREITHNKGLVFNPDAVRRFMDTINRAGDKKGCLLVQFPPGQAFDLFGLDRLLAEIRSADEDNSWKIFLEFRNRSWYVEDIYELLDQYSMGFVIHDLPASATPLNDVAGDFMYLRFHGPNGGYRGSYTDDFLYEYALYINEWMQDGKTIFSYFNNTMGDAVKNLQTLNHFVNELKDRDASDE, encoded by the coding sequence ATGCCGCAAGTTATAGGAGATTTTTATTCAGGAACCAGTAATATTACTTTGCCTGTTCGGAACAAGCAGGCCTTCCCTGTGGAATTCAGAGATAAAAGCAGACTTACTTTTTATGCTTCCTTATTTAACAGCCTTGAGGTAAACAGCTCTTTTTATAAAATCCCTCAACCGGCAACCGTTGAAAAATGGGCTGCCAGCGTCCCTGAGAACTTCAAGTTTACTTTTAAATTATGGCGTGAAATAACACATAATAAAGGGCTTGTTTTTAATCCCGACGCCGTCAGGAGGTTTATGGACACAATCAACCGGGCAGGTGATAAAAAAGGATGTTTACTGGTGCAATTTCCTCCTGGTCAAGCATTCGATCTTTTCGGACTGGATAGATTGCTCGCTGAAATAAGGAGCGCAGATGAGGATAACTCATGGAAGATATTTTTGGAGTTTCGCAACAGGTCGTGGTATGTTGAAGATATCTATGAGCTTTTGGATCAGTACAGTATGGGATTCGTTATTCATGATCTGCCCGCCTCTGCCACTCCATTGAATGATGTAGCTGGAGATTTCATGTATCTGCGATTTCATGGTCCAAACGGCGGATATAGGGGTAGTTATACCGACGATTTTCTTTACGAATATGCACTGTATATCAATGAATGGATGCAGGACGGGAAGACAATATTTTCGTATTTTAACAATACCATGGGCGATGCCGTTAAAAACCTGCAAACACTCAACCACTTTGTCAATGAGTTAAAAGATAGAGACGCCTCGGATGAATAG
- a CDS encoding AsmA-like C-terminal region-containing protein, with protein MKKPLRIAGIFFLLIIVAVILLPFVFKGKIEGIAKAEINKKLNAKADFKEADISLLRDFPDLSLRLEDLHIIGTGEFEKDTLLSVKGFDLSLNLLSVIKGETIKINAIELDRPRIFALVNKNGNANWDILKPDTSAADTSSETKPFVIHLKKYSIRNGYIVYEDDVSRMSSKIVNLNHEGEGDFTSERFTLQTTTTADEVNFVYGGIPWLNKIRTDVDADLQIDTKSNTYSFQTDKIKLNDLQLGAGGFFQLASADSYNMDIQFKALSTSFKNILSFIPAIYQHDFASVKTNGSLTFDGLVKGPYSAAQIPAYKINLEIKDGFFQYPDLPKAVKNVNLKLSVNNPDGITDHTVIDIPRGHIEMDNNPFDFRLNVKKPLSSLLIDAAAKGKLDLTGITSFVKLEKGTTLKGLLDANVSMKGSAAAAQKQNFDQFYADGTIAVRNFLYRSSDYPGGLQVSNMLMTFNPRNVTVSNMAGSFMNTKFTVNGTINNILPYVIKNQPLNGTINVSADHIDLNKWMGTSASETGGANTSAPFAVPANLDLQLNAKAGSVHYDKLDISNLSGTLRIEDEAVKLSDVKGEALDGTMAINGYYSTKTDKKHPDVSLNYDVKGVDIQKTFFAFNTVQKLMPVGKFLAGTLSSNLDMKGKLGEGMMPDLSSLTGKGNVLLLEGVLNKFQPLEKMANTLNISALQQISVKDIKSYFEFAAGKVLVKPFNMKVKDIDMEIGGLHGLDQSLDYTINMKVPRALMGAKGNSLVNGLVTKVNNKGIPLNIGDKVDLQIKLEGSVTHPVVKTALKQSAASLAQSMKEQSAEFVRTKVEVAKQAAVSAVKDSVASAKKQLLQSAAAQLSKKLSGSTDTSGNKQPAEKSLKETGKGLIKGINPFKKKSAAESETPKE; from the coding sequence ATGAAGAAGCCACTACGGATAGCCGGGATTTTTTTCCTGCTCATTATTGTTGCCGTTATTCTGTTACCCTTCGTATTTAAAGGGAAAATCGAAGGAATTGCTAAAGCAGAAATCAACAAAAAGCTGAACGCGAAAGCCGACTTTAAAGAAGCTGATATTTCGCTTTTACGCGATTTTCCTGATCTGTCGCTGCGTCTTGAAGACCTTCATATAATAGGAACAGGAGAGTTCGAAAAAGACACGCTGTTGTCGGTAAAAGGTTTTGACCTTTCATTAAACCTTCTTAGTGTAATAAAGGGCGAAACTATAAAGATAAATGCTATAGAACTTGACCGGCCACGCATTTTTGCGCTTGTCAATAAAAATGGAAATGCAAACTGGGATATCTTAAAACCTGACACATCGGCCGCAGACACCAGCTCTGAAACGAAGCCTTTCGTGATACACCTGAAGAAATACAGTATCCGTAACGGGTATATCGTTTACGAGGATGATGTAAGTCGTATGAGCAGTAAGATTGTAAACCTCAATCATGAGGGTGAAGGTGACTTTACATCTGAACGGTTTACGCTGCAGACCACGACGACCGCGGACGAGGTGAATTTTGTCTATGGAGGCATTCCATGGCTCAATAAAATCAGGACAGATGTTGATGCAGACCTTCAAATAGATACAAAGAGTAATACCTATTCTTTTCAGACAGATAAGATCAAGCTGAATGATCTTCAGCTTGGTGCAGGAGGTTTTTTTCAGCTCGCTTCGGCAGACAGCTACAATATGGATATTCAGTTCAAAGCATTGTCTACAAGTTTCAAAAACATACTTTCTTTTATTCCTGCGATTTATCAGCATGATTTTGCGTCTGTAAAAACGAATGGATCTCTTACTTTCGACGGACTGGTAAAAGGACCATACAGCGCTGCTCAAATCCCGGCATATAAAATAAACCTTGAAATAAAGGATGGCTTCTTCCAATACCCTGATCTGCCTAAAGCCGTAAAAAACGTCAACCTTAAGCTCAGTGTTAATAATCCGGACGGCATCACAGACCATACAGTAATCGACATCCCCAGGGGACATATTGAGATGGACAACAATCCTTTTGACTTCCGGCTTAACGTCAAGAAACCGTTATCCTCACTGCTTATTGATGCTGCCGCAAAAGGAAAGCTGGATCTTACTGGAATAACAAGTTTCGTGAAGCTGGAAAAAGGAACTACGCTAAAGGGTTTGCTCGATGCCAATGTGAGCATGAAAGGAAGCGCCGCCGCGGCTCAGAAACAGAACTTCGATCAGTTTTATGCGGATGGCACTATTGCCGTACGAAACTTTCTATACCGTTCATCTGATTACCCCGGCGGGCTGCAGGTGAGCAATATGCTGATGACATTTAATCCCCGGAATGTTACTGTCAGTAATATGGCTGGCAGTTTCATGAATACTAAATTCACCGTCAATGGTACGATAAACAACATCCTGCCATACGTAATCAAAAACCAGCCCCTGAATGGCACTATTAATGTTTCGGCCGATCACATTGATCTTAATAAATGGATGGGAACTTCAGCCAGCGAAACAGGGGGAGCAAATACTTCAGCTCCATTTGCTGTTCCTGCTAACCTCGACCTGCAACTGAATGCAAAAGCAGGTTCTGTTCACTATGATAAGCTTGACATCAGTAACCTTTCTGGTACTCTCAGGATAGAAGATGAAGCTGTTAAGCTTTCGGACGTTAAAGGAGAAGCGCTTGACGGTACCATGGCGATCAACGGTTATTATTCGACAAAGACCGATAAAAAACATCCGGATGTTTCTCTTAATTATGATGTAAAAGGCGTTGACATACAAAAAACTTTTTTTGCCTTCAATACTGTTCAAAAGCTTATGCCTGTCGGAAAATTCCTCGCCGGAACCCTTAGCTCCAACTTAGATATGAAGGGAAAACTGGGTGAAGGTATGATGCCCGATCTCTCCTCGCTTACGGGAAAAGGAAATGTTTTGTTACTTGAAGGTGTTTTAAATAAGTTTCAGCCGCTGGAAAAAATGGCAAACACACTTAATATCAGCGCACTGCAGCAGATCTCGGTTAAAGACATTAAAAGCTATTTTGAATTTGCAGCTGGTAAAGTTCTTGTTAAGCCCTTTAACATGAAGGTGAAGGATATTGATATGGAAATTGGCGGACTCCATGGACTTGATCAGAGCCTTGATTATACCATCAATATGAAAGTACCGCGGGCCCTGATGGGTGCCAAAGGCAATTCTTTGGTTAACGGACTGGTAACAAAAGTGAACAACAAAGGTATTCCTCTTAATATAGGCGATAAAGTTGATCTCCAGATTAAGCTGGAGGGATCTGTTACTCATCCGGTTGTAAAGACCGCTCTGAAACAGAGCGCAGCAAGTCTTGCACAGTCGATGAAGGAACAGTCGGCGGAATTTGTTCGTACTAAAGTGGAAGTGGCTAAACAAGCAGCTGTTTCTGCTGTAAAAGATTCTGTAGCTTCAGCAAAGAAACAGCTCCTTCAGAGTGCGGCAGCCCAGCTTTCCAAAAAGTTATCGGGCAGCACGGATACTTCAGGGAATAAACAACCTGCTGAAAAAAGTCTGAAGGAAACAGGAAAAGGACTTATTAAGGGAATCAATCCGTTTAAGAAAAAAAGTGCTGCTGAAAGCGAGACCCCAAAGGAATAG
- a CDS encoding DEAD/DEAH box helicase, whose protein sequence is MINTSGKQEEPSGNHRFTLRNTSISDITEGLLLRHMNAGNTYDSRAYQNVNPKILELNLGVFTNQFTTLAFPDVTVVRQGNDLFLSCNCPENNKNLCEHEALVMTALIRRDELRVFFDEKLRHEKLREVAVDYGLENEPDLDNFFELEYIHKKLIIKSRLPSLFAATKENFAAFNDLLKNGDQNIADAAARTTDQPVFVVLRQHKYYQYLFVDLYRSEVSLEGRIKNPLTAVSPLDLMWRSEDPDHLKFFTAVSKFQNQTSTARTHSDLVALRAIVKNPLDYAFYYHDKDVSEKVTARSLVPVKIKLLTNDPELKVNPQGAFYELSGSIKIEGRICDLESLDLRFNYFLAAEQTLYLAGNLQALGIIDLLKKKNGRLLIHGSKYREFKTKLLTKIEDKVGIDYTHIKPATPLQLNQQGFNNPKEKVIYLSDFGQDVMIIPVVRYGEEEVPIRSKRQVYGTDKQGREFLVKRDGEEEDAFTALLLKQHPYFEEQLENDLYYFYLHKKRFLDEEWFLNAFDEWRKYNITILGFNELEGNKLNPHKVKISIKVLSGINWFNAIVNVKYGKKRLGLKQLQKAVRNKNKYVQLDDGTTGILPEEWMEKFAAYFNSAEIAGDDTLIIPKVNFSAVDQLYDAEMLDDEVKEELNFYRKRLSDFESVKNVKIPAELEGTLRSYQREGLNWLNFLDDLGFGGCLADDMGLGKSVQIIAFILSQREKTKHNVNLIVVPASLIFNWQAEVSKFAPSVKIHTIYGADRIKNTHDFDPYEIVLTSYGTLLSDIRFLKDYTFNYIFLDESQNIKNPESQRYKAVRLLKSRNKIVITGTPVENNTFDLYGQLSFACPGLLGSKQYFKDIYSSPVDKFKSYRRTTELQNKIKPFILRRTKQQVASELPDKTEMVLYCEMKPEQRKIYDAYEKEFREYISAATDDELAKSPMNVLKGLTRLRQICNSPLLLKEEKLKGEESVKIEMLTEQIENKSPRHKILVFSQFVSMLDLVGKALKSRNIGYAYLTGSTRDREAVVSSFQNDPGLRVFLISLKAGGTGLNLTEADYVYLIEPWWNPAVENQAIDRSHRIGQDKNVVAVRMICPGTVEEKMMTMQESKRELVQNLIKTDTSFLNSLSKADLLKLLE, encoded by the coding sequence GTGATTAATACATCAGGAAAACAGGAAGAACCGTCAGGTAATCATCGCTTTACATTAAGAAATACCTCCATTTCTGATATTACGGAAGGGCTTCTTTTAAGACACATGAACGCGGGGAATACGTATGATAGCAGGGCATATCAGAACGTAAACCCTAAAATCCTTGAGCTTAATCTGGGTGTCTTTACCAACCAGTTTACTACTCTTGCTTTTCCGGATGTAACAGTCGTCCGTCAGGGCAATGATTTATTTCTCTCCTGCAATTGCCCCGAAAACAATAAGAATTTATGTGAACACGAGGCGCTGGTTATGACCGCTCTGATCAGAAGGGACGAACTGCGGGTGTTTTTTGATGAAAAGCTTCGGCACGAAAAGCTAAGAGAAGTTGCTGTCGATTATGGGCTGGAGAACGAACCCGATCTGGACAACTTTTTTGAATTAGAGTACATCCATAAGAAACTGATTATTAAATCACGCCTTCCATCACTCTTTGCAGCAACAAAGGAAAACTTTGCTGCTTTTAACGATCTTCTGAAGAACGGTGATCAAAATATTGCAGACGCAGCTGCCAGGACCACTGATCAGCCGGTTTTTGTGGTATTGCGGCAGCATAAATACTATCAATATCTCTTTGTTGATCTTTACCGTTCGGAAGTATCGCTGGAGGGGCGTATCAAAAACCCCTTAACAGCAGTGTCGCCGCTCGACCTCATGTGGAGATCGGAAGATCCCGATCATTTAAAGTTCTTTACAGCTGTCAGCAAATTTCAAAACCAGACAAGTACAGCGCGAACCCATTCAGATCTGGTCGCGCTAAGAGCGATCGTAAAGAATCCCTTAGATTATGCCTTTTACTATCATGACAAAGACGTGTCAGAGAAAGTGACCGCTCGTTCCCTTGTCCCCGTAAAAATCAAGCTGCTGACAAACGATCCTGAATTGAAAGTAAATCCGCAGGGGGCTTTCTACGAATTGAGCGGGAGTATTAAAATTGAAGGCCGGATCTGCGACCTGGAAAGCCTGGATCTTAGGTTTAACTATTTCCTTGCGGCAGAACAAACGCTTTATCTTGCCGGAAACCTTCAGGCTCTGGGCATCATTGACTTGCTAAAGAAGAAGAACGGCCGGCTTCTGATCCACGGTTCGAAATACAGGGAGTTTAAAACAAAATTACTTACAAAGATCGAGGATAAGGTAGGTATTGATTATACACATATTAAGCCAGCCACTCCCTTACAGCTCAACCAGCAGGGCTTTAATAATCCGAAAGAAAAGGTTATTTATCTTTCGGATTTTGGGCAGGATGTGATGATCATTCCAGTGGTGCGATATGGAGAGGAGGAAGTACCGATCCGAAGCAAGCGGCAGGTTTATGGAACCGATAAGCAGGGGCGTGAATTTCTGGTAAAGCGCGACGGTGAGGAGGAAGATGCTTTTACAGCACTTCTGCTAAAGCAGCATCCCTATTTCGAAGAGCAGCTTGAGAACGACCTGTACTATTTTTATCTGCACAAGAAACGCTTCCTGGATGAAGAATGGTTTTTAAATGCCTTCGATGAATGGCGGAAGTACAATATTACTATCCTTGGTTTTAATGAGCTGGAGGGAAATAAGCTCAATCCTCATAAAGTAAAGATCAGCATAAAAGTTCTTAGCGGGATTAACTGGTTCAATGCCATTGTGAATGTAAAGTACGGAAAGAAGAGACTCGGCCTGAAGCAGTTGCAGAAAGCTGTAAGGAATAAGAATAAGTATGTTCAGCTGGACGATGGCACCACGGGCATTCTTCCTGAGGAATGGATGGAGAAATTTGCAGCCTATTTTAATTCGGCTGAGATTGCAGGCGACGACACGCTGATTATTCCGAAAGTTAACTTCTCTGCTGTCGACCAGTTATATGATGCCGAAATGCTGGATGATGAGGTTAAGGAAGAACTTAACTTCTATCGTAAAAGGTTATCGGACTTTGAGTCAGTTAAGAACGTTAAGATTCCGGCAGAATTGGAAGGGACCCTGCGTTCCTATCAAAGGGAGGGATTGAACTGGCTTAATTTTCTTGATGATTTAGGCTTTGGGGGCTGCCTTGCCGATGACATGGGTTTAGGCAAATCTGTTCAGATCATTGCCTTTATTTTATCACAAAGGGAAAAGACAAAGCATAATGTTAATCTTATCGTAGTTCCTGCATCTCTGATATTTAACTGGCAGGCGGAAGTGAGCAAGTTTGCTCCTTCTGTAAAGATACATACTATTTATGGTGCCGACAGGATAAAAAATACTCATGATTTCGACCCTTATGAAATCGTCCTTACTTCTTATGGAACGCTGCTGTCAGATATTCGCTTCCTGAAAGACTATACTTTCAACTACATCTTCCTGGACGAATCACAAAATATTAAAAATCCCGAATCTCAACGATATAAGGCGGTCCGCTTATTAAAGTCGCGAAATAAGATTGTGATTACAGGCACACCTGTAGAGAACAATACCTTCGACCTTTACGGTCAGCTGTCTTTTGCCTGTCCGGGTTTATTGGGCAGTAAGCAATATTTTAAGGATATCTACTCATCGCCGGTCGACAAGTTTAAAAGTTACAGGCGGACAACAGAACTCCAAAATAAAATCAAGCCTTTCATTCTGCGCAGAACCAAGCAACAGGTGGCATCAGAACTTCCTGACAAAACAGAAATGGTGCTTTATTGCGAAATGAAACCTGAGCAGCGTAAAATATACGATGCCTATGAGAAGGAGTTCAGAGAGTATATTTCAGCTGCCACGGATGATGAATTAGCGAAGAGCCCGATGAATGTTCTAAAAGGATTAACGCGGCTAAGGCAGATATGTAATTCGCCACTGTTACTAAAAGAAGAGAAACTAAAAGGAGAGGAGTCAGTGAAAATTGAGATGCTGACAGAACAGATAGAAAATAAGTCGCCCCGTCATAAAATTCTGGTCTTTTCTCAGTTTGTCTCCATGCTTGATCTCGTAGGGAAGGCATTGAAAAGTCGCAATATCGGGTATGCTTACCTAACCGGCAGTACAAGGGATAGGGAGGCTGTGGTGAGCAGCTTTCAGAACGATCCCGGACTGCGGGTGTTCCTTATCAGCCTCAAAGCGGGTGGTACCGGCCTTAACCTGACAGAAGCCGATTATGTGTATCTCATTGAACCATGGTGGAACCCTGCCGTAGAAAATCAGGCCATTGATCGATCGCACCGCATCGGACAAGATAAAAATGTGGTGGCGGTACGAATGATCTGCCCGGGCACGGTAGAAGAGAAGATGATGACTATGCAGGAGTCAAAAAGAGAGCTTGTTCAAAATCTTATTAAAACAGACACTTCCTTCCTGAACTCTTTGTCGAAAGCAGACTTGCTTAAGTTGTTGGAGTAG
- a CDS encoding DUF4199 domain-containing protein, with product MKKNIIVFGMISGLIVAGLMVCITTICYNNPDYTSNMVMGYASMILAFSLVFVGVKNLRDKHSGGFISFGRAFKTGLCIAFIASTIYVVVWLIEYYLFIPDFMDKYTGHVLREARESGASSLDISKKTMEMARFKEMYKNPLFLVLITYSEILPIGIVVSLISALILKRKSKVLPTPTT from the coding sequence ATGAAAAAAAATATCATTGTATTTGGAATGATTTCTGGTTTGATCGTCGCTGGGCTGATGGTATGCATCACAACGATCTGTTATAACAATCCGGATTACACAAGCAATATGGTCATGGGATACGCTTCCATGATCCTTGCCTTCTCGCTTGTTTTCGTTGGTGTTAAAAACCTAAGGGATAAACATTCCGGCGGATTTATATCATTTGGAAGGGCATTTAAGACAGGTCTCTGTATCGCTTTTATTGCGTCTACGATTTATGTGGTTGTCTGGCTGATTGAATATTATCTGTTCATCCCCGATTTTATGGACAAGTATACCGGACATGTTCTTAGAGAGGCTCGTGAAAGTGGAGCAAGTAGTTTGGATATCTCAAAAAAGACAATGGAAATGGCACGTTTTAAAGAGATGTATAAAAATCCATTATTCCTCGTGCTGATCACTTATTCTGAAATTCTCCCAATCGGAATAGTTGTTTCCCTTATAAGCGCGTTGATTTTGAAGCGGAAATCAAAAGTGCTTCCTACTCCAACAACTTAA
- a CDS encoding response regulator transcription factor: MKWLEWQFVIVDHALELYIGAIAIVFTGLGMWVALKLTGQKKRTHITEKEIYKPALAPFVINEEELAKLGLSKRELEVLVLMSRGLSNRQIAESLFVSVNTIKTHSSRLFEKLEAERRTQAVDKAKKLGIIP; this comes from the coding sequence ATGAAGTGGCTTGAATGGCAGTTTGTTATCGTTGATCATGCTTTGGAATTATATATTGGCGCTATTGCGATAGTTTTTACTGGCCTTGGAATGTGGGTCGCCTTAAAACTAACGGGTCAGAAAAAAAGGACCCATATAACAGAAAAAGAAATCTATAAACCTGCTCTCGCTCCTTTTGTAATAAACGAAGAAGAACTTGCCAAACTAGGCCTTAGTAAACGCGAATTGGAGGTATTGGTGTTGATGTCAAGGGGGCTAAGCAACCGGCAAATCGCGGAGAGCTTATTTGTTTCGGTAAATACAATCAAGACTCACTCGTCGCGGCTCTTTGAAAAATTGGAAGCAGAACGACGTACTCAGGCAGTAGATAAAGCCAAAAAACTGGGAATTATCCCCTGA
- a CDS encoding MFS transporter, whose amino-acid sequence MKALLHLYLNSYRGLTKPAWMLALIMLINRSGAMVIPFLGIYMTQSLHFNIKDTGTVLSCFGVGAVLGSWLGGWLSDKVGHFTIQLSCLLLCIPVFCILSELTNPLSLSVGVFTLSLITETFRPANSVSIASYSSPESITKAFSLNRMAMNLGFSIGPALGGFLAAFSYHWLFYGNAITSGAAGFAFYMFFRKRRGNTDKKNVPKKTDADVSIRSISPWRDGKFLVFTILCCFYSICFFQLLNTLPLFYREAHHLSEWDIGLILAYSGLVVFSLEMPLVHIAAKRLSTSASIILGTVLCGASFSILTFPGHLPLLYFSMFLLCLSEILAMPFMATVTMKRASEGRQGAYMGMNSLSFSAAHILSPFLGTRIADHFGFNILWISTGILTIITALGFWMIVKKL is encoded by the coding sequence ATGAAGGCTCTGTTGCATTTATATCTCAATTCGTATCGCGGACTTACAAAACCAGCATGGATGCTCGCGCTCATTATGCTGATCAATCGCAGCGGAGCGATGGTCATTCCGTTTCTTGGGATTTATATGACACAATCCCTGCATTTTAACATTAAAGACACAGGTACTGTATTAAGCTGTTTCGGAGTGGGGGCGGTTTTGGGATCCTGGCTGGGAGGATGGCTCAGTGATAAAGTTGGACATTTTACTATTCAGCTCAGTTGTCTTCTGTTATGTATCCCTGTTTTTTGTATCCTTTCTGAGCTCACTAATCCTCTGTCATTATCAGTGGGCGTTTTTACTTTAAGCCTGATAACCGAGACATTCCGTCCGGCAAACTCTGTTTCTATTGCCTCCTATTCTAGTCCCGAAAGCATTACCAAAGCTTTTTCGCTGAACAGGATGGCGATGAACTTAGGTTTTTCGATAGGACCGGCTTTAGGAGGGTTTCTTGCTGCATTCTCATATCATTGGTTGTTTTATGGAAATGCTATAACCTCCGGCGCAGCCGGGTTTGCGTTTTACATGTTTTTTAGAAAGCGAAGGGGGAATACGGACAAAAAGAACGTTCCCAAAAAGACAGATGCTGATGTATCTATACGATCCATTTCCCCCTGGCGTGATGGTAAATTTCTGGTATTTACTATCTTATGTTGTTTCTATAGCATTTGTTTTTTTCAGTTGCTCAATACTCTTCCATTGTTTTACAGGGAAGCTCACCACTTAAGTGAATGGGATATAGGTTTGATATTGGCTTATAGCGGGTTAGTGGTATTTTCGCTGGAGATGCCCCTTGTTCATATAGCGGCCAAAAGACTGAGTACTTCTGCTTCTATTATACTTGGAACCGTGTTGTGCGGAGCTTCGTTTTCCATTCTGACGTTTCCGGGACACTTACCGTTATTGTACTTTTCAATGTTTTTACTTTGCCTCTCAGAAATACTGGCTATGCCTTTTATGGCTACAGTAACGATGAAGAGGGCTTCTGAAGGAAGACAGGGAGCCTATATGGGAATGAACTCGCTTTCTTTCTCTGCGGCACATATCCTTTCTCCTTTTCTCGGAACACGTATAGCCGACCACTTTGGATTTAACATTCTCTGGATCTCGACAGGAATACTTACAATCATCACTGCTCTCGGCTTTTGGATGATAGTGAAAAAATTATAA